GGCAAATTGCTTAGGTGTGGCCTTCCGAactgtctgctccgccatggccccctGACAATATGAGGataaaaaaatgatgacaaaatattcatttttgggtgaactatcccattaagagATGTATTTCTCATACTCATTCACTAAATTTGCTCCTCAAAGTCATAATTTTCAAGGCAAAAGAAGTAATTATTTCTGCTGTCAGTGTCCCTGGAGGAACTGCGTCATCGGTGTATCAGGCCATGGTCTTTCATAATTTACATTTCAGATATAAACAAATGGAGACAAGCACATCTCAGTGTAAGGAGCAGAATGCACTTTAACAGAAGCCTGTGAAACTAGAGTGGCAGGttgtttctcttctttctttattattatttgctaaaCTGGCTATTCTTATATAGGTGTAGTGTATTTGATCAGTATTGTATTTGggattataaaatcaaaatactgtTTTATGAAGTGTATTTATTGTAAAGTTGTATTTATTATACtaatattaaatacagattttttttttctcaaacagaaGATGAAAAGGCACATAAAATATTTCTCTAAGCACTAATATTCATCATGTCAGTGGGAAACATTAGCTTTGTAAAGGATTTTGTGATAGTTGGCTTTCCTGGACTTCAGCTTCATTACTATGGGATTGTATCAGCcgctctgttttttgtttatgtttgtacaTTGGCTggaaatgctgtattttttgttttgtttgtaatgacTAAGAGCCTACAGAAACCtgtttattattgcattataaatCTAGTTGTGTGTGATGTACTATTCAGCACCACAACATTACCAAAGATAATTAACAGGTACTGGTTCCAAGATGGAACCATTTCATTCTTTGGTTGTTTTGTTCAGATGTTCTTTGTGCATTATTTAGGCAGTGTTGGTTCTTATGCTCTGGCTGTAATGGCTGTAGATCGCTATGCAGCAATTTGTTACCCCCTTCAATATCATAGACTCATGACAAACCGAAATGTACTCAATCTGATTCTGGGCTGTTGGATTTTGGGTTTAGTAGGTCCCTTAATGATGGCCATTCGAGCTTATCCTCTCCCTTATTGTGCAGAAAACACCATTATACACTGTTACTGTGATCATGTTTCTATTACAACACTGGCATGCACTGACAGATCACTGTATAGTATTTCAGCCCTAATCAATGCTCTTGCAGTACTACTTGGCTCTCttgctgttatcatttactcttaCTGCTCCATCTTTGTGGCAGTTATGCGAATTTCAAGCACTCGAGGAAGGATGAAGACTTTTTCCACCTGCAGTCCTCAACTCATCATAATTGCCCTCTTTTTCCTAcccaggtgttttatttatttgtccggCAACATTGGTATAAAATTCAACACTGATTTGAGATTAGTTATTATTATGATGTATAGCCTATTGCCACCCATGATCAACCCCCTCATTTATTGTTTAAGAACAGATGAGGTAAAAAGGATTTTAAGACGATTCAAAAAGAGGAAAATTGGCATTTCTTTACTTTTGCTCTGATATGCTATATTTAATAAGTTGCCACAATGGTGCAGAAAAAAATGGCTTATGGTAaacatagataaataaaaataatatttaccgCTGTAAATTAACATTTGCAGGAAAAAAAGTGACTTTTCctgaatactaataaaaaaatgtctgaatgcgCACCAGAAAACTagatataaatacttttttttgtaggCATGTGAATAtctcaaggctttttttttttttttttttttttctcaaatttaacTTTAGTAACTTTGGTCTTGTAGAACTTGCTTTATTCAGTAATAATTCCAGTGTCACAGATAGATAAAGTTGGCATGCTTAGGCAGCCAATGACATCAACAGCAAAAACAGGACAGAGAATATTTTTTCCCATTGTTATTCAATATATCACACATCTGCCGTCATATCAACATGCACCAGAATCTAGTTATTTCATCtaattttatctgaaataaaattcatCTAGCATTAAATGTTGCTCCTATTAAAAGCATAAAAGATGTGGTCCCATCTCAGGTGTCTTGACCTTCTTGACcttttccaaaaattaaaataaagtcattattttgatataatatattgaattgtattctgttatttttttgtagctGCAGAGCACAAAGTTGTATGGCTTTTATGTTTACTTAATGGTGTGGTTctttttttagagcttgacaacCTATGAGCTATTATTATGGGAAAGAGTTGGCTgaataatattcaataattttttGTGTTCCGTGTTACAAATGATATCTTAtgggtttggattgacatgaaggtgaataaataatgacagaattataatttggggtgaactatttctttaagagatGTAGAAAATTTGACATCCTCATTTACATTAACAGTAACTGCTGGATTTGCTTCAGTAATGTTTGTCAAAgccattttgggggggggggggggtcactttAACAACTTCATACTTTGATCCTTTACATGATAAAGCTTGCACTATCGCCATTATACTGATAGATAAAGTCGGATGCCCTGTGCTACATGACAAAACTCTCACACATAGCCGggtaatgaaaataacattttacataatagGAGATCTTGCAAATTGTTTCAATAAAACCTTTTGCAAAAACCTCTTCCCCGTCATTCTTTTAATCCAACTAACTATACAGTGCTGCTCAGTATTGTCAGAAAATATGGCAAGCGGCAGTTCTGACACAATGATAAAGACTATATTGGTGGATGGAATTATTATTCAATACATGTCACATCTGCTGTAATGCCAACATGCACTGGAATCTAGTTATTTAATCTAAATGTATCCAACAGAAAATTAATCTAGCatgaaaaattacttatttttaacacaaaatctGGTCCCACCTAAGAGGTCTTgacctttttaattgttttcaacaaaaaaaaatccaaatttttaatgtaatgctaaattgaTATTCCATGAGCACACTGCAAAGTTAGACTGTTGACTTTATGATTCCTGTATGGTATATTTAGGTTCTTTTTTCAGCTTGGCAGCTGTAGCCACTATAGACTTTGGTAAAAACTTCGTGaaaaattattcaataatattcCTTTGGGTtccgtgttaaaaaaaaatagcatatgggtttggaatgacatgagggtgagtaaataatgacataactgtcattttggggtgaaccattagagatgtttaaaataacaattctgtcatcatttacttaacaTTAATCATATAGGCTTGCTCCAACCTGTATGTTttgctttcttctgttgaacacaaaataagatattctaAAGAATGTGTGTTCCTGATAGCCAATGTCTTTCATTTtcaacaacatgaggatgagaaaatgatgacaaaatattcatttttgggtgaactattccattaagaGATGTTTTTATCATCCTCATTCACTAAATTTGCTCCTCAAAGTCATAATTTTCAAAGCAAAAGAAGTAATTGTTCCTGCTGTCAGTGTCCCTGGAGGAACTGCATCATCTGTGTATCAGGCCATTGTCTTTCATAATTTACATTTCAGATATAAACAAATGGAGACAAGCACATCTCAGTGTAAGGAGCAGAATGTACTTTAACAGAAGCCTGTGAAACTAGAGTGGCAGGttgtttctcttctttctttattattatttgctaaaCTGGCTATTCTTATATAGGTGTAGTGTATTTGATCAGTATTGTATTTGGGATTATAAAATCAAAACACTGTTTTATGAAGTGTATTTATTGTAAAGTTGTAATTATTATACtaacattaaatattgttttttttttctcaaacagaaGATGAAAAGGCACATAAAATATTTCTCTAAGCACTAATATTCATCATGTCAGTGGGAAACATTAGCTTTGTAAAGGATTTTGTGATAGTTGGCTTTCCTGGACTTCAGCTTCATTACTATGGGATTGTATCAGccgttatgttttttgtttatgtttgtacaTTGGCTGGaaatgctgtgttttttgttttgtttgtaatgacTAAGAGCCTACAGAAACCtgtttattattgcattataaatCTAGTTGTGTGTGATGTACTATTCAGCATCACAACATTACCAAAGATAATTAACAGGTACTGGTTCCAAGATGGAACCATTTCATTCTTTGGTTGTTTTGTTCAGATGTTCTTTGTGCATTATTTAGGCGGTGTTGGTTCTTATGCTCTGGCTGTAATGGCTGTAGATCGCTATGCAGCAATTTGTTACCCCCTTCAATATCATAGACTCATGACAAACCGAAATGTACTCAATCTGATTCTGGGCTGTTGGATTTTGGGTTTAGTAGGTCCCTTAATGATGGCCATTCGAGCTTACCCTCTCCCTTATTGTGCAGAAAACACCATTATACACTGTTACTGTGATCATGTTTCTATTACAACACTGGCATGCACTGATAGATCACTGTATAGTATTCCAGCCCTTATCAATGCTCTTGCAGTACTGCTTTGCTCTCTTGCTGTTATCGTTTACTCTTACTGCTCCATCTTTGTGGCAGTTATGGGAATTTCAAGCACTCGAGGAAGGATGAAGACCTTCTCCACCTGCAGTCCTCAACTCATCATAATTGCTCTCTTTTTCCTAcccaggtgttttatttatttgtccagCAACATTGGTATAAAATTCAACACTGATTTGAGATTAGTTATTATTATGATGTATAGCCTATTGCCACCCATGATCAACCCCCTCATTTATTGTTTAAGAACAGATGAGGTAAAAAAGATTTTAAGACGATTCAAAAAGAGGAAAATTGGCATTTCTTTACTTTTGCTCTGATATACTATATTTAATAAGTTGCCacaatgtttcagaaaaatgGCTTATGGTAaacatagataaataaaaattatattttaaaaaattataataatatttatacacagtaaattaacatttgaaaaaaaaaaacatacccttaataaatacaaaaaaaaaatcaatcaacaccaaaaaaaaaaatataaataaatacttttttgtaggcatgtgaatgttttattatttttttttaatttaactttagtAACTTTGGTCTTGTAGAACTTGTTTTATTCAGTAATAATTCCAGTGTCACAGATAGATAAAGTTGGCATGCTTAGGCAGCCAATGACATCAACTGCAAAAACAGGACAGAGAATATTTTTTCCCATTGTTATTCAATATATCACACATCTGCCGTCATATCAACATGCACCAGAATCTAGTTATTTCATCtaattttatctgaaataaaattcatCTAGCATTAAATGTTGCTCCTATTAAAAGCATAAAAGATGTGGTCCCATCTCAGGTGTCTTGACCTTCTTGACcttttccaaaaattaaaataaagtcattattttgataTAATGTATTGAATTGTATTCTGTTATTTATTGTAGCTGCAGAGCACAAAGTTGTATGGCTTTTATGTTAACTTTATGGTGTGGTtcttttttagagcttgacaacCTATGAACTATTATTATGGGAAAGAGTTGGCTGTACAATATTCAATAATTTTTTGTGTTCCATGTTACAAATGATATCTTAtgggtttggattgacatgaaggtgaataaataatgacagaattataatttggggtgaactatttctttaagaaatgTAGCCTATTTGACATCCTCATTCACATTAACAGTAACTGCTGGATTTGCTTCAGTAATGTTTGTCAAAGCCATAACTGTCAGGGTCAGTTGGCAACAACCTAAAGCAGGAAAATCAGGAAGGACatcaaaacatatttgttttgaaattttgattaagaatgacattttagacattaggaactttattgtaattttgtcaCTGTCCCTGGAGAAACTGCATCATGTGTAACAGGCCAGAGTTTTCAGAATTTACATGTCAGATATAAATAAACTGAGACCAGCATATCTCAGTGTAAGGAGCAGAATGTACTTTAACAGTAGCCTGTGAAGCAAGTGTGGCAGGTTTGCTTCTCTTTAATCTACAATtggtaattgttattattatagttagaGTGTACTCTATGACaagtacattataacattaaggcactttttttttccaagctgCAAAATTTTGTACTGCACGTTCTTCATACAGAAAATGAAAAGACTCAACTGATATTCATCATGTTAGTGGGAAACATCAGCTCTGTGAAGGATTTTGTCATAGTCGGCTTTCCTGGACTTCAGCCTCATTACTATGGCCTCATAGCAGCTGTTCTGTTTCTTGTTTATGTGTTTACATTGGTGGGAAATGCTGTATTTGTTACAGCTTTTGTAACAACTAAGAGCCTTCAGAGGCctgtatattatttcattataaatctAGTTGTGTGTGATGTACTCTTCAGCACAGCAACATTACCAAAGATAATCAGCAGGTACTGGTTCCAAGATGGAACCATTTCATTCTTGGGTTGTTTTGTTCAGATGTTCTTTGTGCATTATTTAGGTGGTGTTTGTTCAAATGTTCTGGTAGTAATGGCTATGGATCGCTTTGCAGCAATTTGTTATCCACTTCAATATCACAGCATCATgacaaaccaaaatgtattcattttgatCATTGGCTCTTGGATTTTGAGTTTAGCAGGACCCTTAATGATAGTCATCCGGGCGTACCCTCTCCCTTATTGTGCAGAAAACACCATTATACACTGTTACTGTGATCATGTGTCCGTTACAACATTGACATGTACTGACAGATCACTGTATAGTATTCCAGCCCTCATTTATGCCCTTGTAGTACTAGTAGGCTCCTTTGCTGTTATTATATTCTCTTACTGCTCCATCTTTGTGGCAGTTATGCGAATTTCAAGCACTCAAGGAAGGATGAAGACTTTCTCCACCTGCAGTCCTCAACTCATCATAATTGCCCTCTATTTTCTACCCAggtgtcttatttatttatttggcaacaTTGGTGTGAAGTACAGTACTGATTTGCGATTACTCATTGTTATGATGTATAACCTACTACCACCCATGATCAATCCCCTGATTTATTGTTTGAGAACAGAAGAggtaaaaaagattttaaaaagaccATTTCAGAAGAAACAAATTGGCATTCCTTTACAGTCGGTCTAACATGCTTGATTTATCGAGTTTGACAAACTGTAGTCAAGCACTAGATAATATTCCCATATTTAGAAACATGAAACAGATTCCAGTAAGTGTTGGAAATGTTCTAATCAGTCTGGGTACTCATATGTGGTACAGTCTGCTCCCATCTGTTGTCAATCCAATGATTTACTGCTTCAGAACCAAAGAGATCAAAGATGCATTAAGGAGGAAAATTAGACAGAGACAACTTAGTATGCAGAGGACCACGCTGTTGGGCAGAgcctaaaatatttcagtgttgtGTTGTTTACACTATACACACTCAATAATACTcaacaatatgaaaaatattaagattaGTACTTTAAAAGGTACATATTACTACCTAAAGAGTACATATCATCCTCTTTTGAAAGGGTACTAGCACAATGACAACCTTTGACTaatttttctgagagtgtaccattttgttttacaGATATTTCCTATTACCTTATTATTCTGTCTGTGAATCTTCTGATAAGACCAATGTCTTTACGTAAATGATTCTTTTTACAAAGGCATTCgtgatataattaatgttaaagtTCTGGGCTGTAGTGATGAATTtctgaaaatacagtatataaaactttatacttcatttataaaccaaatatttctttctttcatttcctttgcaaaatgtgtttcttttgttaAATGGTATTAATGTTTACCATGTAATCCTTTTCCTGAATTGTTTCTTGCCATTTTTTTGAACTTGGAAATAACCAGAAAGTTTATTtcttcagtttattaaaaacataactaagaaaatatataaaatgagtgagaaatatgaaatattctaGACTATTGTGTGCTTCAATAGGCTAAGATGCAGTTAAAAGGATAATAGATAATAGACAAAGTAAAAATAGAATATATGTCCTAAAGGCCCTTGCCCTTGTTCTACTTACAAGAATTTTTTTTCGGTCTATAATTTTATGATAGTAATACTTGTCTGTATTAATGGAGGACTATTGCTATCAGTGTGGACTTCTGATGTGGATCTTCTTCCTTTTCCTCTGACTGCCATATAGTTTCTGCCTGACGTTATGAATTTTGTGTGACTTCAAAGCATGTACAGGAAGATAGCTATCCTTCCAATGATGTGCCCCAAATTATCATGTCATATACAAAATAAACCGTCATTTTGGAATGAATTTGAACAAACCAATTATTTTGGAATGATTCATagttatttaatttgaatattaacaAAACACCAGAATGTAGACTACATTCGCAGTCTCAAAGATGGACTATTTAATtaacataggcctatatttattaatgatccaattaaaaataataataataccatgcTGACAAACtaaactaatatataataaattagcaaatatatcattaaaatataaataaagcctGCTGGATTGTCCCTTGGCATTCAAAAGCGTACAAATGGCATTTCAAATGCGCCTTTAACACACATAAAATATGACTGTATAGACTGTAAAGAGCCCAAAACATACagtttgacaaataaataaatttgcattgtCCATTTAgcaaaataacatatataaaatatgactGTATAGACTGTAAAGAGCCCAAAACATACAGTTTGATATGTCTCATCACGTGTCTCTCGTCACCAAGGGAAGAGTTCATATACAGATGAGTCAATAAATTTCTGTTAGTATAGAGGTGCATTGGACAGAAGAGTTTCACTCCTTCCAAATGTAAGGTTACTCTGTGATATGAAGCCATGCAGGCTAAAGAATTCATTTGAgttattggtttattttagaaaa
This portion of the Cyprinus carpio isolate SPL01 chromosome A15, ASM1834038v1, whole genome shotgun sequence genome encodes:
- the LOC109104510 gene encoding olfactory receptor 6N1-like, encoding MSVGNISFVKDFVIVGFPGLQLHYYGIVSAALFFVYVCTLAGNAVFFVLFVMTKSLQKPVYYCIINLVVCDVLFSTTTLPKIINRYWFQDGTISFFGCFVQMFFVHYLGSVGSYALAVMAVDRYAAICYPLQYHRLMTNRNVLNLILGCWILGLVGPLMMAIRAYPLPYCAENTIIHCYCDHVSITTLACTDRSLYSISALINALAVLLGSLAVIIYSYCSIFVAVMRISSTRGRMKTFSTCSPQLIIIALFFLPRCFIYLSGNIGIKFNTDLRLVIIMMYSLLPPMINPLIYCLRTDEVKRILRRFKKRKIGISLLLL
- the LOC109053723 gene encoding olfactory receptor 10A3-like, which encodes MSVGNISFVKDFVIVGFPGLQLHYYGIVSAVMFFVYVCTLAGNAVFFVLFVMTKSLQKPVYYCIINLVVCDVLFSITTLPKIINRYWFQDGTISFFGCFVQMFFVHYLGGVGSYALAVMAVDRYAAICYPLQYHRLMTNRNVLNLILGCWILGLVGPLMMAIRAYPLPYCAENTIIHCYCDHVSITTLACTDRSLYSIPALINALAVLLCSLAVIVYSYCSIFVAVMGISSTRGRMKTFSTCSPQLIIIALFFLPRCFIYLSSNIGIKFNTDLRLVIIMMYSLLPPMINPLIYCLRTDEVKKILRRFKKRKIGISLLLL
- the LOC109053722 gene encoding olfactory receptor 10A3-like; the encoded protein is MLVGNISSVKDFVIVGFPGLQPHYYGLIAAVLFLVYVFTLVGNAVFVTAFVTTKSLQRPVYYFIINLVVCDVLFSTATLPKIISRYWFQDGTISFLGCFVQMFFVHYLGGVCSNVLVVMAMDRFAAICYPLQYHSIMTNQNVFILIIGSWILSLAGPLMIVIRAYPLPYCAENTIIHCYCDHVSVTTLTCTDRSLYSIPALIYALVVLVGSFAVIIFSYCSIFVAVMRISSTQGRMKTFSTCSPQLIIIALYFLPRCLIYLFGNIGVKYSTDLRLLIVMMYNLLPPMINPLIYCLRTEEVKKILKRPFQKKQIGIPLQSV